One Xiphophorus maculatus strain JP 163 A chromosome 10, X_maculatus-5.0-male, whole genome shotgun sequence genomic region harbors:
- the gid4 gene encoding glucose-induced degradation protein 4 homolog produces the protein MPVPAGYLSDFPAAFTSSASLIPPPPINTQQPGVVTSLLYSGSKFRGHQKSKGNSYDVEVVLQHVTMEDSYLCGYLKIKGLTEEYPTLTTFFAGEIISRKRPFLTRKWDADEDVDRKHWGKFQAFYQYAKTFNSDEFDYEDLKSSDYIFMRWKEQFLVPDHTIKDISGASFAGFYYICFQKSTATIEGFYYHRSSEWYQSLNLTHVPEHSAAIYEFR, from the exons ATGCCCGTCCCCGCTGGATACCTCAGCGACTTCCCTGCGGCCTTCACATCCTCGGCCTCGCTTATTCCGCCGCCGCCGATAAACACCCAGCAGCCGGGCGTCGTCACCTCGCTCCTGTACAGCGGCTCCAAATTCAGGGGCCACCAGAAAAGCAAAGGAAACTCTTATGACGTGGAGGTTGTGTTACAG CATGTGACCATGGAGGATTCCTACCTGTGTGGCTACCTGAAGATTAAAGGATTGACAGAA GAATACCCAACACTGACCACCTTCTTTGCTGGAGAGATCATCAGCAGGAAGCGTCCGTTTCTCACCAGGAAGTGGGATGCAGATGAAGACGTGGATCGTAAACACTGG GGGAAGTTCCAGGCCTTCTACCAGTATGCAAAGACCTTCAACTCTGATGAGTTTGACTACGAGGATCTGAAGAGCTCCGACTATATCTTCATGAGGTGGAAA GAGCAGTTTCTGGTTCCCGATCACACCATTAAGGACATCAGTGGCGCCTCCTTTGCCGGTTTCTACTACATCTGCTTCCAGAAGTCCACAGCGACCATCGAGGGTTTTTACTACCACCGGAGCTCTGAATG